One stretch of Prunus persica cultivar Lovell chromosome G1, Prunus_persica_NCBIv2, whole genome shotgun sequence DNA includes these proteins:
- the LOC18790056 gene encoding major allergen Pru ar 1 — protein sequence MGVFTYATEFTSVVPPARLFKALVLDADNLVPKIAPQAIKSAEIVEGDGGVGTIKKTSFGEGSEYSYVKHQVDALDKDNFVYNYSLIEGDALSDKIEKISYEIKLVASADGGSVIKNTSSYHTKGDVEIKEEHVKAGKEKAHALFKIIETYLVANPDAYN from the exons ATGGGTGTCTTCACATACGCAACCGAGTTCACCTCAGTCGTTCCTCCTGCTAGGTTGTTCAAAGCCCTTGTTCTGGATGCTGACAACCTAGTCCCAAAGATTGCTCCACAAGCAATTAAAAGTGCTGAAATTGTTGAAGGAGATGGAGGTGTTGGAACCATCAAGAAGACTAGCTTTGGTGAAG GAAGTGAATACAGCTACGTGAAGCACCAAGTTGACGCGCTTGACAAAGATAACTTTGTGTACAACTACAGTTTGATTGAAGGAGATGCTCTTTCAgacaaaatagagaaaatcTCTTACGAGATTAAGTTGGTGGCATCTGCAGATGGAGGTTCAGTAATAAAGAACACCAGCAGCTACCACACCAAAGGTGATGTTGAGATCAAGGAAGAGCATGTTAAGGCCGGCAAAGAGAAGGCCCATGCTTTGTTCAAGATTATTGAGACCTATCTTGTGGCCAACCCTGATGCCTACAACTAA